The following are from one region of the Thermoanaerobaculia bacterium genome:
- a CDS encoding co-chaperone GroES: MKIRPLYDRILVKRIEEKEVKRGGIIIPDSAKEKPMEAEVVSVGKGKINEEGKITPLDVKKGDRILIGKYAGQEIKIEDVEHLIMREDEVLAVIEK; the protein is encoded by the coding sequence ATGAAGATTCGACCTCTGTACGACAGGATCCTCGTCAAGCGGATCGAGGAGAAGGAAGTCAAGCGCGGCGGGATCATCATCCCGGACAGCGCGAAAGAAAAGCCGATGGAGGCGGAAGTCGTCTCGGTCGGAAAGGGAAAGATCAACGAAGAGGGGAAGATCACGCCCCTCGACGTCAAGAAGGGCGACCGAATCCTGATCGGCAAGTACGCGGGGCAGGAGATCAAGATCGAGGACGTCGAACATCTGATCATGCGGGAAGACGAAGTTCTCGCGGTCATCGAGAAGTAA